Proteins from one Acidiphilium multivorum AIU301 genomic window:
- a CDS encoding acyl carrier protein: protein MADQADDVSARVGMIFARLFPDLAPTEIARASTRTVRAWDSITTLSLIVEAEDEFGIVIGFDRMAAIESFSDLCHIVARLRREQLGRLSGSRLLH, encoded by the coding sequence ATGGCAGATCAGGCTGACGATGTTTCGGCGCGTGTCGGGATGATCTTCGCGCGCCTGTTTCCCGATCTCGCGCCGACCGAGATCGCGCGCGCATCGACACGCACGGTGCGCGCCTGGGATTCGATCACGACGCTGAGCCTGATCGTCGAGGCCGAGGACGAGTTCGGCATCGTCATCGGCTTCGACCGCATGGCGGCGATCGAGAGCTTCAGCGATCTCTGCCACATCGTCGCGCGGCTCAGGCGTGAACAGCTGGGCCGGCTTTCCGGCTCCCGCCTGCTGCACTGA
- a CDS encoding ester cyclase has translation MPQHDLEALWEAHCRYEFETRDVDATMATMVADPYVNHIPTMTGGVGHDHLKRFYKYHFIGANPPDTEMVPVSRTVGASSIVDEMIFRFTHTSEIDWMLPGIPPTGRRVEIPLVAIVRFEGDKLVHEHIYWDQASVLVQLGLLDPAGLPVAGAETARKVLDKTLPSNTLMRAWASSEGRPI, from the coding sequence ATGCCGCAACACGATCTGGAAGCCCTCTGGGAAGCGCATTGCCGCTACGAATTCGAGACCCGCGACGTCGATGCCACCATGGCCACGATGGTCGCCGACCCCTATGTCAACCACATCCCGACCATGACCGGCGGCGTCGGCCATGACCACCTCAAGCGCTTCTACAAATACCATTTCATCGGCGCCAACCCGCCGGATACCGAAATGGTGCCGGTCAGCCGCACCGTGGGCGCCAGCAGCATCGTCGACGAGATGATCTTCCGCTTCACCCACACCTCGGAAATCGACTGGATGCTGCCCGGCATCCCGCCGACCGGCCGGCGCGTCGAGATCCCGCTCGTCGCGATCGTCCGGTTCGAGGGCGACAAGCTGGTTCACGAACACATCTACTGGGACCAGGCCTCGGTGCTCGTGCAACTCGGCCTGCTCGACCCGGCGGGGCTGCCGGTCGCCGGCGCCGAGACCGCGCGAAAGGTGCTGGACAAGACGCTGCCGAGCAACACGCTGATGAGGGCCTGGGCCTCCAGCGAGGGCCGCCCGATCTGA